One window from the genome of Candidatus Abyssobacteria bacterium SURF_5 encodes:
- a CDS encoding 4Fe-4S dicluster domain-containing protein, which translates to MRQMSILTDVTKCIGCEECVKACKETNKTGEDQPWRWQRKIDDLSATRWTTILPRPDRHYVRKQCRHCLEPACASVCPVGAMHKTPEGPVVYNSKICMGCRYCMMACPYGIPRYTWADAVPYVRKCIMCYDKISSGELEQPACTKACPKEATIYGEREELIRLAHGRIEENPDLYIPKVFGEHEVGGTSVLYLSDIDLGFLGWKEDLGDEPLPMKTWVVLNKVPGIFVGVGVTMFGLYWIIDRRMRLQEEALEKKSASTDAQHDPETGTDKVEAKK; encoded by the coding sequence ATGAGACAGATGAGCATTTTGACCGATGTCACCAAATGTATCGGGTGCGAAGAGTGCGTCAAAGCCTGCAAGGAAACGAACAAGACCGGCGAAGACCAGCCCTGGCGCTGGCAGCGCAAAATCGACGATCTCTCGGCTACCCGGTGGACGACGATTCTACCCCGGCCCGACAGGCACTACGTGCGAAAACAGTGCCGCCATTGTCTGGAACCAGCCTGCGCCTCGGTTTGCCCCGTCGGCGCTATGCACAAAACGCCGGAAGGTCCCGTCGTCTATAACTCGAAAATCTGCATGGGCTGCCGCTATTGCATGATGGCCTGCCCCTATGGCATTCCCCGCTACACCTGGGCCGATGCCGTCCCTTACGTGCGCAAGTGCATCATGTGCTACGACAAGATATCGAGCGGTGAGCTCGAGCAGCCTGCGTGCACCAAGGCCTGCCCGAAAGAGGCAACCATTTATGGAGAGCGCGAGGAACTGATTCGACTGGCGCATGGAAGAATCGAGGAAAACCCGGATCTGTATATCCCGAAGGTATTCGGCGAACATGAGGTCGGCGGAACTTCGGTCCTGTATCTGTCGGACATCGATCTCGGCTTCCTCGGATGGAAAGAAGACTTGGGCGATGAACCGCTCCCCATGAAGACCTGGGTGGTACTCAATAAAGTGCCCGGCATCTTCGTCGGCGTCGGCGTGACGATGTTCGGGCTTTACTGGATAATCGATCGCCGGATGCGCCTGCAGGAAGAAGCGCTCGAAAAAAAATCCGCATCAACCGATGCTCAGCATGACCCCGAAACAGGTACAGATAAAGTAGAGGCGAAAAAATGA